One window from the genome of Egibacteraceae bacterium encodes:
- a CDS encoding carbon starvation protein A: MPAIVVVAVVLSAFALGYRYYSSYVADKVYALDPAFVTPAHEFEDGVDYVPTNRHVLFGHHFTSVAGAAPIVGPAIAVFWGWGPALAWITVGTIFAAGVHDFGALVVSVRNKGRNIGTLTAEVINRRARALFLVVIFFLLTLVNAVFAVVISILFVNNPAAVIPIFVEIPLAIAVGQLIYRRQIGILVPSIVAVVVMYLFIPVGQLYPVDLAPLSEATGVPVRALWVVILFVYAFIACRLPVWVLLQPRDFINAHQLFIALFVIFGGLALGGFVIEAPFYNANLPADAPFWFPFLFITIACGAVSGFHSLVASGTTAKQLDKEPDARFVGVMGTVGEGSLALGSVMAVSAGIGGAAVYAERYADFGAASAGGLGYFTEGVGRFVTSFGIPAEIGAIFAAVVVVSFAATTLDTGVRLQRYVIQEMAETAGFRPLARNIWAATVLAVLVPLALALVPGEGDAGFTFGRLWRLFGTTNQLMAGLALAVVATWVVKRRRNPAAPLVPLIFLLTMTTWALFIQLGEFWAERDYLLVVLDAVIFFLALWLIVEAAMAINQAFKDRHGAPAAESDVEATGRP; encoded by the coding sequence ATGCCCGCCATCGTCGTCGTCGCGGTCGTGCTCAGCGCCTTCGCACTCGGCTACCGCTACTACTCCTCCTACGTCGCCGACAAGGTCTACGCACTCGACCCGGCGTTCGTGACCCCGGCGCACGAGTTCGAGGACGGGGTCGACTACGTGCCGACCAACCGGCACGTGCTGTTCGGTCACCACTTCACGTCGGTGGCGGGGGCGGCGCCGATCGTCGGACCGGCCATCGCGGTGTTCTGGGGCTGGGGTCCGGCGCTCGCGTGGATCACGGTCGGCACGATCTTCGCCGCAGGCGTGCACGACTTCGGTGCCCTCGTCGTCTCGGTGCGCAACAAGGGCCGCAACATCGGCACGCTCACCGCCGAGGTCATCAACCGCCGGGCCCGCGCGCTGTTCCTCGTCGTCATCTTCTTCCTGCTCACGCTCGTGAACGCGGTGTTCGCGGTCGTGATCTCCATCCTGTTCGTGAACAACCCGGCGGCGGTCATCCCCATCTTCGTGGAGATCCCGCTGGCCATCGCCGTGGGACAGCTCATCTACCGCCGCCAGATCGGCATCCTCGTCCCCTCCATCGTGGCCGTCGTCGTCATGTACCTGTTCATCCCCGTCGGCCAGCTCTACCCGGTGGACCTCGCACCGCTGTCCGAGGCGACGGGGGTGCCGGTGCGGGCCCTCTGGGTCGTGATCCTGTTCGTCTACGCCTTCATCGCCTGCCGGCTTCCCGTTTGGGTCCTGCTCCAGCCGAGGGACTTCATCAACGCCCACCAGCTGTTCATCGCGCTCTTCGTGATCTTCGGCGGGCTGGCGCTCGGCGGGTTCGTCATCGAGGCGCCCTTCTACAACGCCAACCTGCCCGCGGACGCCCCGTTCTGGTTCCCGTTCCTGTTCATCACGATCGCCTGCGGAGCCGTGTCGGGATTCCACAGCCTCGTGGCGAGCGGCACGACCGCGAAGCAGCTCGACAAGGAACCCGACGCCCGCTTCGTCGGGGTCATGGGCACGGTCGGGGAGGGTTCCCTCGCGCTCGGGTCGGTCATGGCCGTCAGCGCCGGCATCGGGGGCGCCGCCGTCTACGCGGAGCGCTACGCCGACTTCGGTGCCGCTTCGGCCGGCGGCCTCGGCTACTTCACAGAGGGCGTCGGCCGCTTCGTGACGAGCTTCGGCATCCCGGCCGAGATCGGCGCCATCTTCGCCGCCGTCGTCGTCGTGTCCTTCGCGGCGACGACGCTCGACACGGGCGTCCGCCTCCAGCGCTACGTCATCCAGGAGATGGCCGAGACGGCGGGCTTCCGCCCCCTCGCGCGGAACATCTGGGCAGCCACCGTCCTCGCGGTCCTCGTCCCCCTCGCCCTCGCGCTCGTGCCCGGCGAGGGCGACGCGGGCTTCACGTTCGGCCGCCTGTGGCGGCTTTTCGGCACGACCAACCAGCTCATGGCGGGGCTCGCCCTCGCGGTGGTCGCAACGTGGGTCGTGAAGCGGCGGCGCAACCCCGCGGCACCGCTCGTGCCGCTCATCTTCCTGCTCACCATGACGACGTGGGCGCTGTTCATCCAGCTCGGGGAGTTCTGGGCTGAGCGGGACTACCTGCTCGTCGTCCTCGACGCGGTGATCTTCTTCCTCGCGCTCTGGCTCATCGTCGAGGCGGCGATGGCCATCAACCAGGCCTTCAAGGACCGGCACGGTGCGCCGGCCGCGGAGTCGGACGTGGAGGCAACGGGTAGGCCTTGA